Proteins from a genomic interval of Channa argus isolate prfri chromosome 11, Channa argus male v1.0, whole genome shotgun sequence:
- the zgc:158398 gene encoding transmembrane protein 248 has translation MGIWQPVTNLKDYVSQNPPGVTFFLCLLTLSISFICLSSYGYTYILPNPDTTKDWNHLLSSLSQLQLCVKINESSSKLVSTVPSHLMEQDNERETYFTKTSVTHLRLKVSLALTSNSATPPLKDFGLHSTLSATQLHIGGNEIVNMSLEFLNGNSSHTCLTISAPTHLLPMNLLPPECPASKKNITFAHVEVINQLPTASQTCYSLHSINDPTLIVMLTKEEQVVAVWHLLEVSMCLLGVCFILCLPHMLIRRYYYNGLDLQNVTDRSP, from the exons ATGGGCATCTGGCAGCCAGTGACTAATCTCAAAGATTATGTATCCCAGAATCCACCAGGGGTAACATTTTTCCTGTGTCTGTTGACTCTTTCCATCTCCTTTATCTGCCTCAGCTCTTATGGCTACACTTACATTCTGCCTAACCCCGACACAACAAAG GACTGGAACCATTTACTCTCCTCCTTATCACAGTTACAGCTGTGTGTGAAAATCAATGAAAGTTCATCTAAACTTGTCTCAACGGTCCCCTCTCATCTGATGGAGCAAGACAATGAAAGAGAAACTTACTTTACAAAGACATCTGTCACTCATTTGCGTCTCAAGGTTTCTCTGGCCTTGACTAGCAATTCAGCTACTCCCCCTCTAAAGGACTTTGGTCTGCACAGTACCTTGAGTGCCACACAACTACATATTGGAG GCAATGAGATTGTAAACATGAGTCTAGAGTTTCTAAATGGAAATAGTTCCCACACCTGCCTCACCATAAGTGCCCCAACACACCTCCTGCCTATGAACCT ACTTCCTCCGGAGTGTCCTGCTTCTaagaaaaatattacatttgctCATGTGGAAGTAATCAACCAGCTGCCTACAGCATCGCAAACCTGCTACAGTCTACACTCAATAAATGACCCTACACTGATAGTCATGTTAACAAAG GAGGAGCAGGTTGTGGCAGTGTGGCATCTGTTAGAAGTCAGCATGTGTCTGCTTGGAGTTTGTTTTATACTCTGTTTACCTCATATGTTGATACGACGTTACTATTACAATGGACTTGATCTGCAAAATGTAACAGACAG AAGTCCTTGA
- the slc2a11b gene encoding solute carrier family 2, facilitated glucose transporter member 11b isoform X2, which produces MNISEGSVESKKELPNKSLVLAVCAACIGGTFQYGYNVSVINAPTMYVQNFINQTWRERYQTDISGGALTLLWSTIVSMFTLGGFIGVTIGGTLSVKLGRKGTLLANNIFAITAALLMGLSYPTGVFELLIIGRLLIGINAGIAICVQPLYLGEIAPTAFRGAMGMGTSIFITGGILTGQVIGLKEILGKEEYWPILLSTTCIPAFLQLLILPWFPESPRYLLIDKGDSEGCKKALKQLHGIAHCDSEQEDIEKEKNNLVGVQAKKPWELLADRSVRWQLLTIIFLNATQQLNGINAIYFYADYVFKQAGIPHDKIPYATVGTGACECITALTCGMLIESLGRKVLITGGYTLMSICCILFTLTLSFQNSSPAVPYLSMACVFAFILSFGLGPGGITNILNTELFTQTTRPAAYMIAGSVNWFSFFFIGLVFPFIVIGLQQYCFLVFLAISSLAAIYIALVVPETKNKTFLEIHNDFQSSNNRKTCSTDGAGTKLLSTSI; this is translated from the exons ATGAACATTAGTGAGGGATCTGTGGAATCAAAGAAAGAg CTTCCAAACAAATCACTTGTGCTGGCTGTTTGTGCTGCTTGCATAGGGGGGACCTTTCAGTATGGATATAATGTATCTGTCATCAATGCACCGACAATG tACGTGCAAAATTTCATCAACCAAACCTGGAGGGAGCGTTATCAAACTGACATATCAGGAGGTGCTCTCACTCTTCTCTGGTCCACGATTGTATCTATGTTCACCTTAGGAGGATTCATAGGAGTAACTATCGGTGGGACGCTGTCTGTGAAGCTGGGGAG GAAAGGGACACTTTTGGCCAATAATATATTTGCAATAACGGCTGCACTGTTGATGGGCCTGAGTTACCCCACAGGAGTATTTGAATTACTCATCATTGGTCGTCTTCTTATTGGAATAAATGCAG GCATTGCCATCTGTGTTCAACCACTGTATTTGGGGGAAATAGCTCCGACTGCATTTCGTGGCGCCATGGGAATGGGAACCTCAATTTTCATCACTGGTGGGATCTTGACTGGACAAGTGATTGGTCTCAA AGAGATCCTGGGCAAAGAAGAGTACTGGCCCATCCTGCTCTCTACCACATGTATCCCAGCTTTCCTACAGCTCCTGATCCTGCCCTGGTTCCCGGAGAGCCCACGTTACCTGCTCATTGACAAAGGGGACAGTGAGGGATGTAAGAAAG CTCTGAAGCAACTGCATGGTATAGCTCACTGTGACAGTGAACAGGAAGATattgaaaaagagaagaataatTTAGTTGGTGTCCAGGCCAAAAAACCCTGGGAGCTCTTGGCTGATCGCAGTGTACGCTGGCAACTTCTCACCATCATTTTTCTCAATGCTACGCAGCAGCTGAATGGCATCAATGCT ATTTATTTCTATGCAGATTATGTGTTCAAACAGGCTGGTATTCCCCACGATAAAATACCCTATGCAACTGTCGGGACTGGTGCGTGCGAATGCATCACAGCTTTAACATGT GGTATGCTCATTGAAAGTCTGGGAAGAAAAGTGCTTATCACAGGGGGATACACACTGATGAGCATCTGCTGCATTTTATTCACGCTCACGCTCAGTTTTCAG AATTCCAGCCCAGCTGTTCCATATTTGAGCATGgcatgtgtttttgcttttattctgaGTTTTGGCTTAGGACCAG GAGGCATAACTAACATCTTGAACACTGAATTATTCACACAAACCACGCGTCCAGCAGCGTACATGATCGCAGGGTCCGTGAACTGGTTCAGCTTCTTCTTCATCGGCCTGGTCTTTCCTTTTATTGTG ATTGGGCTGCAGCAATACTGTTTTCTGGTGTTCTTGGCTATCTCCTCCTTAGCAGCAATATACATTGCTCTTGTTGTTCCTGAAACCAAGAACAAGACCTTCCTTGAAATTCATAATGACTTCCAGTCATCAAACAACAGAAAGACCTGCAGTACTGATGGAGCAGGGACAAAGCTGTTATCAACGTCTATATGA
- the slc2a11b gene encoding solute carrier family 2, facilitated glucose transporter member 11b isoform X1 gives MPNEFMEEYQPLLIKETKATKGSKLPNKSLVLAVCAACIGGTFQYGYNVSVINAPTMYVQNFINQTWRERYQTDISGGALTLLWSTIVSMFTLGGFIGVTIGGTLSVKLGRKGTLLANNIFAITAALLMGLSYPTGVFELLIIGRLLIGINAGIAICVQPLYLGEIAPTAFRGAMGMGTSIFITGGILTGQVIGLKEILGKEEYWPILLSTTCIPAFLQLLILPWFPESPRYLLIDKGDSEGCKKALKQLHGIAHCDSEQEDIEKEKNNLVGVQAKKPWELLADRSVRWQLLTIIFLNATQQLNGINAIYFYADYVFKQAGIPHDKIPYATVGTGACECITALTCGMLIESLGRKVLITGGYTLMSICCILFTLTLSFQNSSPAVPYLSMACVFAFILSFGLGPGGITNILNTELFTQTTRPAAYMIAGSVNWFSFFFIGLVFPFIVIGLQQYCFLVFLAISSLAAIYIALVVPETKNKTFLEIHNDFQSSNNRKTCSTDGAGTKLLSTSI, from the exons ATGCCAAACGAATTTATGGAAGAATACCAACCTCTTCTTATTAAAGAAACCAAAGCTACAAAGGGGTCAAAG CTTCCAAACAAATCACTTGTGCTGGCTGTTTGTGCTGCTTGCATAGGGGGGACCTTTCAGTATGGATATAATGTATCTGTCATCAATGCACCGACAATG tACGTGCAAAATTTCATCAACCAAACCTGGAGGGAGCGTTATCAAACTGACATATCAGGAGGTGCTCTCACTCTTCTCTGGTCCACGATTGTATCTATGTTCACCTTAGGAGGATTCATAGGAGTAACTATCGGTGGGACGCTGTCTGTGAAGCTGGGGAG GAAAGGGACACTTTTGGCCAATAATATATTTGCAATAACGGCTGCACTGTTGATGGGCCTGAGTTACCCCACAGGAGTATTTGAATTACTCATCATTGGTCGTCTTCTTATTGGAATAAATGCAG GCATTGCCATCTGTGTTCAACCACTGTATTTGGGGGAAATAGCTCCGACTGCATTTCGTGGCGCCATGGGAATGGGAACCTCAATTTTCATCACTGGTGGGATCTTGACTGGACAAGTGATTGGTCTCAA AGAGATCCTGGGCAAAGAAGAGTACTGGCCCATCCTGCTCTCTACCACATGTATCCCAGCTTTCCTACAGCTCCTGATCCTGCCCTGGTTCCCGGAGAGCCCACGTTACCTGCTCATTGACAAAGGGGACAGTGAGGGATGTAAGAAAG CTCTGAAGCAACTGCATGGTATAGCTCACTGTGACAGTGAACAGGAAGATattgaaaaagagaagaataatTTAGTTGGTGTCCAGGCCAAAAAACCCTGGGAGCTCTTGGCTGATCGCAGTGTACGCTGGCAACTTCTCACCATCATTTTTCTCAATGCTACGCAGCAGCTGAATGGCATCAATGCT ATTTATTTCTATGCAGATTATGTGTTCAAACAGGCTGGTATTCCCCACGATAAAATACCCTATGCAACTGTCGGGACTGGTGCGTGCGAATGCATCACAGCTTTAACATGT GGTATGCTCATTGAAAGTCTGGGAAGAAAAGTGCTTATCACAGGGGGATACACACTGATGAGCATCTGCTGCATTTTATTCACGCTCACGCTCAGTTTTCAG AATTCCAGCCCAGCTGTTCCATATTTGAGCATGgcatgtgtttttgcttttattctgaGTTTTGGCTTAGGACCAG GAGGCATAACTAACATCTTGAACACTGAATTATTCACACAAACCACGCGTCCAGCAGCGTACATGATCGCAGGGTCCGTGAACTGGTTCAGCTTCTTCTTCATCGGCCTGGTCTTTCCTTTTATTGTG ATTGGGCTGCAGCAATACTGTTTTCTGGTGTTCTTGGCTATCTCCTCCTTAGCAGCAATATACATTGCTCTTGTTGTTCCTGAAACCAAGAACAAGACCTTCCTTGAAATTCATAATGACTTCCAGTCATCAAACAACAGAAAGACCTGCAGTACTGATGGAGCAGGGACAAAGCTGTTATCAACGTCTATATGA
- the plbd2 gene encoding putative phospholipase B-like 2: MASRPIKSSVVGSFTIVTNVLTGLCFLCVRADIQSAVIDKKTGQLSVLEGYQEDFVAWANFSDDIKTSGWSFLEITTSNKYNDSIQAYAAGAVEAAVTSQLIYKHWINTLMNYCGPFSSQTSYCERLKDFIATNMQWVQEQIKKQPSSPYWHQVQLALLQLKGLEDSYNGELSFPTGTFSLDPLGFLLFQLGGDLEDLESALNKSSKTRPVGSGSCSALIKLLPNNKELLVSHDTWNNYQSMLRIMKKYIFAYKVSPLDNRPLPGGTQAFSSYPGSIFSGDDFYILSSGLVTLETTIGNSNPLLWKFVQPTGTVMEWLRNIVANRLAATGKEWAEIFSTYNSGTYNNQWMIVDYNHFTPGKTDIKEELFVVLEQIPGLIVYADKTQELMEKGYWASYNIPYYVDIFNASGCSELVEKFGPWFSLDQNPRAQIFRRNQTDVTDVDSMVRLMRYNNFKEDPLSKCDGCDPPANGENAISARSDLNPANGTYPFGALRQRPHGGTDMKMTSYEMFQDYGMMAVSGPTWDQVPAFQWTTSPYKDLEHMGHPDIWAFKPIKVRWTP; the protein is encoded by the exons ATGGCGTCCCGGCCAATTAAGTCGTCTGTTGTTGGAAGTTTTACAATCGTTACAAATGTTTTAACCGGTTTGTGCTTTTTATGTGTGCGAGCTGACATACAAAGCGCTGTCATTGACAAAAAAACCGGACAGCTGTCTGTCCTGGAAGGATATCAAGAAGATTTTGTAGCTTGGGCAAATTTCAGCGATGACATTAAAACATCAGG TTGGTCCTTCTTGGAGATTACTACCAGCAATAAGTACAATGACAGTATCCAGGCTTATGCTGCTGGTGCAGTGGAGGCTGCAGTCACATCCCAG CTCATCTATAAGCACTGGATCAACACTCTGATGAATTACTGTGGGCCCTTCTCGAGTCAGACCAGTTACTGTGAGCGTCTTAAGGATTTCATCGCAACCAACATGCAGTGGGTTCAGGAACAAATAAAGAAGCAGCCAAGTTCCCCTTACTGGCACCAG GTGCAACTGGCACTGTTGCAGTTGAAAGGCCTAGAGGACAGTTACAATGGTGAGCTGTCATTTCCGACAGGGACGTTTTCTTTAGACCCACTTGGCTTCTT ACTTTTCCAACTGGGTGGGGATCTTGAGGACTTAGAATCTGCTCTGAACAAATCCAGCAAAACTCGACCTGTTGGATCTGGTTCCTGCTCTGCTCTCATTAAGCTGCTCCCAAACAATAAGGAACTGCTGGTGTCACATGACACTTGGAACAACTACCAGTCAATGCTGCGCATCATGAAGAAATACATCTTTGCCTATAAAGTTTCTCCTTTAG ACAATCGCCCTCTTCCTGGAGGAACTCAGGCCTTTTCATCTTACCCAGGGTCTATCTTCTCCGGAGATGACTTTTATATCCTAAGTAGTGGCCTG gTTACATTGGAAACCACCATTGGCAACAGTAATCCTTTACTCTGGAAGTTTGTTCAGCCCACAGGAACCGTCATGGAGTGGCTGAGGAACATCGTGGCTAATCGACTAGCTGCTACCGGCAAAGAGTGGGCAGAAATATTTAGCACGTACAACAGTGGAAC GTATAACAACCAGTGGATGATTGTAGACTATAACCACTTCACCCCAGGAAAGACTGACATTAAAGAAGAGCTCTTTGTTGTGTTGGAGCAGATTCC GGGACTCATTGTTTACGCTGATAAAACTCAGGAACTAATGGAGAAAGGATACTGGGCAAGTTACAACATACC GTACTATGTGGACATATTCAACGCCAGTGGCTGCAGTGAACTGGTTGAGAAGTTTGGTCCATGGTTCTCTCTTGACCAGAATCCTCGGGCTCAAATCTTCAGAAGAAACCAGACAGATGTCACAGATGTGGACTCAATGGTCCGCCTTATGAG GTATAATAACTTTAAAGAAGACCCATTGTCAAAATGTGATGGTTGTGACCCACCTGCGAATGGGGAGAATGCAATTTCAGCCCGTTCAGACCTAAACCCAGCTAATGGAACATATCCCTTTGGTGCCTTAAGGCAGAGACCTCATGGGGGAACAGACatgaag ATGACTTCTTATGAGATGTTCCAAGATTATGGGATGATGGCAGTGAGTGGGCCAACCTGGGACCAGGTGCCAGCCTTCCAGTGGACCACTTCCCCTTACAAAGACTTGGAGCACATGGGTCACCCTGACATTTGGGCATTCAAGCCTATAAAAGTCAGATGGACTCCctaa
- the rbm19 gene encoding probable RNA-binding protein 19, with the protein MSRLIVKNLPNGMKEDRFRSMFAAFGTVTDCALKFTKDGKFRKFGFVGFKAEEDANRALKHFNKSFVDTSRVTVEMCKAFGDPSKARAWSKHTQSSGQGKVSTPPDSDNKKKKKQKKETKATLENLDEDQGFKEFLSVHQNRSQVPTWANDTLQQTADPDSGLTESQSKTKRKPASDDYLNFDSDESEDEDEEEECDEDKGAIKEALKSGLSDMEYLRSKVAQTVGTLEESEGKDDGEGRNDEGNSPVQPTDSAYESGDRDGITKTKTSTLSEDEKQSKVKKTGKQETESVTEFTVKLRGAPFTVKEQQIREFMTPLKPAAIRIGKNESGNRTGYVYVDLHSEEEVEKALKKTKDYIGGRYIEVFRVDATGGKGKRDRKAKEIDRNFTRKPKEDEEEEDVAESGRLFIRNLPYTCTEEEVKELFSKHGPLSEVLFPIDNLTKRPKGFAFVTYMIPENAVTALAQLDGHIFQGRMLHLLPSTVKKEKTESADAGGPGSSSYKRQKDAKNKASSSSSHNWNSLFLGTSAVADAIAEKYNTTKSRVLDHESNGSVAVRMALGETEIVQETRQFLLDNGVSLDSFSQAAAERSTTVILVKNLPAGVIVSELETLFSSQGSMGRVLLPPSGLTAIVEFLEPTEAKRAFTRLAYSKFHHVPLYLEWAPAGVFVAANPELDKAVKVKEERKEEVQEEEEEEEEEESAPGSTLFLKNLNFSTTEEKLQETFSKCGKVKSCTISKKKDKTGKLLSMGYGFLQYQTAEGAQKALRQLQHCIVDDHQLELRISERATRTTQVLHKKKQVEKKQRGSKILVRNVPFQATVREIRELFCTFGELKTVRLPKKAAGSGNHRGFGFVDFLTKQDAKKAFAALCHSTHLYGRRLVLEWADAEETVETLRRKTAEHFHVAAKKQRKAEVLEGILETMETEGGVED; encoded by the exons ATGTCGAGACTCATCGTTAAAAACCTCCCTAACGGG ATGAAGGAGGACCGGTTCAGGTCCAtgtttgctgcctttggcaccGTAACGGACTGCGCTCTGAAGTTCACCAAGGACGGCAAGTTCCGCAAGTTCGGCTTCGTGGGTTTCAAAGCCGAGGAAGATGCGAATAGAGCTCTGAAACATTTCAACAAGAGCTTCGTGGACACATCCAGAGTCACG GTGGAGATGTGTAAAGCGTTTGGAGACCCCAGTAAAGCCCGAGCCTGGAGCAAACACACTCAGAGCTCAGGCCAGGGCAAAGTCTCTACTCCTCCTGACTCTGACAACAAAAAG aaaaagaagcagaaaaaggaaACCAAAGCTACTCTAGAAAAC CTGGATGAGGACCAGGGGTTCAAGGAGTTTCTGTCTGTACATCAGAATCGAAGCCAAGTGCCAACATGGGCAAATGACACTCTGCAGCAAACAGCTGATCCTGACAGTGGACTCACAGAGAGTCAAAGCAAGACAAAGAGGAAGCCTGCATCAGATGATTATCTTAACTTTGACTCAGATGAGtcagaagatgaagatgaggaagaagaatgTGATGAAGATAAAG GTGCCATTAAAGAAGCACTGAAGTCTGGCTTGTCAGATATGGAGTACCTGCGCTCCAAGGTGGCACAGACAGTGGGCACCCTAGAGGAGAGTGAAGGGAAAGATGATGGTGAAGGTCGTAATGATGAGGGTAATAGTCCTGTGCAGCCCACAGATAGTGCTTATGAGAGTGGAGACAGAGACGGCATCACTAAGACCAAAACTTCAACTTTGTCGGAGGacgaaaaacaaagcaaagtaaagAAAACTGGGAAACAAGAG ACAGAGTCGGTGACAGAGTTCACTGTGAAGCTAAGAGGAGCCCCGTTCACTGTTAAAGAG CAACAAATTCGAGAGTTTATGACTCCACTTAAGCCTGCGGCAATCAGGATAGGAAAGAACGAAAGTGGAAATAGGACAG GTTATGTATATGTGGACTTGCACTCTGAAGAAGAGGTGGAAAAGGCCTTGAAGAAGACTAAAGACTACATAG GTGGGCGTTACATTGAGGTCTTCCGTGTCGATGCCACTGGGGGTAAGGGGAAGAGGGACAGAAAAGCCAAAGAAATTGACAGAAATTTCACCAGAAAGCCcaaagaggatgaggaggaggaagacgtGGCCGAATCTGGTCGACTATTCATCAGAAACCTTCCTTACACCTGCACAGAGGAAGAGGTCAAAGAGCTGTTTTCTAAACATG GTCCTTTATCTGAGGTGCTCTTCCCAATTGACAACTTAACCAAGAGACCTAAAGGATTTGCTTTTGTAACCTACATGATACCAGAGAATGCCGTCACAGCTCTGGCTCAGCTGGATGGACATATATTTCAG ggCAGGATGCTTCACTTGCTTCCCTCCACTGTGAAGAAGGAAAAGACTGAATCCGCAGATGCTGGTGGTCCTGGATCTTCCTCTTACAAACGGCAAaaagatgctaaaaacaaaGCTTCAAGTTCCAG TTCACATAACTGGAACTCGCTGTTTCTCGGCACGAGTGCTGTGGCAGATGCCATTGCTGAAAAATACAACACGACAAAGAGCCGAGTCCTTGACCAT GAATCAAATGGAAGTGTGGCAGTGAGGATGGCTCTAGGAGAGACGGAGATTGTCCAAGAGACTCGACAGTTCCTGCTCGACAATGGAGTCAGTCTAGATTCCTTTAGTCAA gcagcagcagagaggagtaCAACTGTGATCCTGGTGAAAAACCTTCCAGCTGGTGTGATTGTGTCAGAGCTAGAGACGCTCTTTTCATCTCAGGGCTCAATGGGCCGAGTGCTGCTGCCACCTTCAGGGCTCACTGCTATTGTCGAGTTCCTGGAGCCAACTGAAGCAAAACGAGCCTTCACAAGACTGGCTTATAGTAAG TTCCATCATGTCCCGCTGTATTTGGAGTGGGCACCTGCTGGGGTGTTTGTGGCAGCCAATCCAGAACTAG ACAAAGCGGTTAAAGTgaaagaggaaaggaaggaggaggtgcaggaagaagaagaagaagaagaggaggaggaatcTGCACCAGGTTCCACACTCTTCCTTAAGAATCTTAATTTCAGCACGACAGAGGAGAAACTCCAAGAG ACATTCTCCAAATGTGGCAAGGTCAAATCCTGCACCATCTccaaaaagaaagataaaactg GCAAGCTATTGTCCATGGGCTATGGTTTTCTCCAGTATCAGACAGCAGAAGGAGCACAGAAGGCCCTGAGGCAGCTACAG CACTGCATTGTGGATGATCACCAGTTAGAGCTGAGGATATCTGAGAGAGCCACAAG AACTACTCAGGTTTTGCACAAGAAGAAGCAAGTCGAGAAGAAGCAAAGAGGATCAAAGATCCTTGTGCGAAACGTTCCCTTCCAGGCCACTGTCAGAGAAATTCGAGAACTCTTCTG TACCTTTGGAGAATTAAAGACTGTCCGTCTTCCAAAGAAAGCAGCTGGTTCAGGGAATCATAGAGGCTTTGGTTTTGTTGATTTCCTCACCAAACAGGATGCTAag AAAGCATTTGCTGCATTGTGCCACAGCACACATCTGTACGGGAGACGTCTTGTGCTGGAGTGGGCTGATGCTGAGGAAACAGTAGAGACACTACGACGGAAAACAGCCGAACATTTTCACG TGGCCGCTAAAAAGCAGAGAAAGGCAGAGGTTTTGGAGGGAATTCTGGAAACAATGGAAACTGAAGGAGGCGTAGAGGACTGA